One genomic segment of Theobroma cacao cultivar B97-61/B2 chromosome 6, Criollo_cocoa_genome_V2, whole genome shotgun sequence includes these proteins:
- the LOC18595635 gene encoding probable leucine-rich repeat receptor-like protein kinase At5g49770 isoform X2: MFRDLSYNQGLTGSLPASIGNLKNLTNLILVGCGFNGPIPDSIGSLSQLRFLSLNSNGFTGRIPPSIGKLSNLVWLDLADNQLEGPIPVSNVSTPGLDMLIHTQHFHFGKNKLSGQIPFQLFSSDMTLIHLLFESNELTGSLPSTLGLVQTLEVVRFDNNSLNGHLPLNLNNLSRVQYLFLSNNKLTAPLPDLTGMNSLNTLYLGNNSFDLADVPSWFPALRALTTLRMEHTQLRGQVPASIFELPNLQTVVLKGNQLNGTLEIGPSFSNQLKTIDLQYNSITGFDDGGRSYKFDIILVDNPVCTATETRSTYCKLPPSNSGPLYSTPPSKNCLPVSCSSDQISSPTCKCAHPYTGTLLFGGISFSDFRTSTPYEILERQLMQFFQSHQLPVDSVSLSDPRMDLFEYHLLDLAVFPYGQSSFNRTGIFMIAFVLSNPTFRAPRELFGPYTFIGDNYEHFSDEPANSKKSSIAIKIGAAAGASLLLLLLVLAGTYAYRQKKRAERATKESNPFAHWDSKKSSGSIPQLKGARCFSFEELKKYTNNFSEANDIGSGGYGKVNFDSHSLSLLHVRA; this comes from the exons ATGTTCAG GGATCTATCCTACAACCAAGGTCTCACAGGATCTCTTCCAGCATCGATTGGGAATTTAAAGAATCTAACAAACTT AATCTTGGTTGGTTGTGGTTTCAATGGTCCAATTCCCGATTCAATAGGATCTCTTTCGCAGCTGAGGTTCCT ATCCCTAAATTCTAATGGCTTCACTGGACGTATTCCACCGTCCATTGGTAAACTATCAAATCTTGTTTGGTTAGATCTGGCCGACAACCAGCTAGAAGGACCAATTCCAGTTTCAAATGTATCTACACCAGGGCTTGACATGTTGATTCATACCCAACACTT CCATTTCGGAAAGAATAAACTCTCTGGCCAAATTCCATTTCAACTTTTCAGCTCAGATATGACTCTTATACATTT GCTATTTGAAAGCAACGAACTTACTGGAAGTCTTCCTTCCACCCTTGGACTTGTGCAAACTCTGGAAGTGGT ACGCTTTGACAACAATTCACTAAATGGGCATCTTCCTTTGAATCTCAACAACCTTTCAAGAGTTCAATATTT GTTTTTGTCCAACAATAAACTGACCGCCCCTCTGCCTGACCTTACCGGCATGAACAGTTTGAACACCTT ATACTTGGGTAATAATAGTTTTGATTTAGCAGATGTTCCTTCATGGTTTCCAGCCCTGCGAGCCTTAACAACAtt AAGGATGGAACATACACAACTTCGAGGTCAAGTTCCTGCCTCAATCTTTGAGCTTCCAAATTTGCAGACTGT GGTACTAAAAGGCAACCAACTTAATGGTACCTTGGAGATTGGGCCAAGCTTTAGCAACCAGCTGAAAACCATAGATTTGCAGTACAATTCCATTACTGGTTTCGATGACGGAGGCAGATCATACAAATTTGACATAAT ACTTGTGGATAATCCAGTATGTACGGCCACAGAAACAAGAAGCACTTACTGCAAACTTCCCCCATCAAATTCTGGGCCTTTGTATTCAACCCCCCCTTCAAAGAACTGTCTGCCTGTTTCATGCAGTTCAGATCAAATTTCGAGCCCCACATGCAAATGTGCACATCCATATACAGGAACACTACTCTTCGGAGGCATTTCCTTCTCAGACTTTAGAACCTCAACTCCATATGAAATTCTAGAGCGGCAATTGATGCAGTTCTTCCAGTCCCATCAACTTCCAGTGGATTCTGTTTCACTAAGTGATCCAAGAatggatttatttgaatatcaTCTATTGGACCTTGCTGTATTTCCGTATGGCCAAAGCAGTTTCAATAGAACCGGAATTTTTATGATTGCATTTGTACTTAGCAACCCGACTTTCAGGGCTCCTAGAGAGCTCTTTGGaccttatacttttattggTGACAATTATGAGCACTTTTCTG ACGAACCTGCCAACTCAAAAAAATCTAGCATTGCCATCAAAATAGGAGCAGCAGCTGGTGCTTCATTGCTGCTTTTACTATTAGTGCTCGCTGGGACTTATGCTTATCGTCAGAAGAAGAGAGCAGAAAGAGCAACCAAAGAGAGCAATCCTTTTG CACACTGGGATTCTAAGAAGAGCAGTGGTAGCATACCTCAGTTAAAAGGAGCAAGGTGCTTCTCTTTTGAAGAGCTTAAGAAATACACAAACAATTTTTCAGAAGCCAATGATATTGGATCGGGGGGTTATGGAAAGGTTAATTTTGactctcattctctctctctattgCATGTGCGTGCGTAA
- the LOC108662488 gene encoding uncharacterized protein LOC108662488, which produces MPPRRERPLPTRSARRGRGRPRQGQPDLRGEESTVSPFRVAFAAEPVEIPPPPTGIPAVPLEVIQAMAAFFTAMAGQAQTSQVPPVVPPITPSIPLAHDISISKKLKEAKQLGCVSFVGELDATTAKDWINQVSETLSNMRLKDEMKLMVATRLLEKRTRTWWNSVKSRSTILLTWSDFLREFDSQYYTNFHQKENKREFLSLKQGNLTIEEYETQFNELLSYVPDLVRTEQDQADYFKEGLHNEIRERMTVTGREPHKEIVQMTLRAKKLANENRRMRAELAKRKNPNMSSNQPLKRSKGSFISRSAPSVLVTSSRPSFSQMQQRPPRFNGSTVTTFEKSFGGSDRCRECGRFHGRMCWGPLQCFHCGQTGHFRTNCPYLGQAIVAAPSS; this is translated from the coding sequence atgcctcctcgacgtgagcGCCCACTCCCTACTAGATCAGCTAGGAGAGGTAGAGGTCGTCCTAGGCAGGGTCAGCCAGACCTTAGAGGAGAGGAATCGACTGTGTCCCCTTTTCGAGTGGCATTTGCTGCTGAACCGGTCGAGATTCCTCCGCCACCTACTGGCATTCCTGCTGTGCCTCTTGAGGTAATTCAGGCAATGGCAGCCTTCTTTACCGCGATGGCTGGTCAGGCTCAGACTAGTCAGGTCCCACCTGTAGTGCCACCAATTACTCCTTCAATTCCATTGGCACATGATATCTCTATTTCTAAAAAGTTGAAGGAGGCTAAACAACTAGGTTGCGTGTCCTTTGTGGGTGAGTTGGACGCCACCACAGCGAAGGATtggattaatcaggtttcGGAGACACTCTCCAATATGAGATTGAAGGATGAGATGAagctgatggtggctacgagGTTATTGGAGAAGAGAACCCGTACAtggtggaattcggtgaagtcccgttccactaTTCTTCTAACTTGGTCAGACTTTTTGAGGGAATTTGATAGTCAATATTATACCaatttccatcagaaagagaataagagagaatttctgagtcTAAAGCAGGGGAATTTAACTatagaggagtacgagactcaATTTAACGAGCTGCTGTCTTATGTGCCTGATTTGGTGAGAACTGAACAGGATCAGGCCGATTATTTCAAGGAAGGGCTCCACAATGAGATAAGAGAGCGAATGACTGTGACAGGTCGGGAGCCCCATAAAGAGATAGTACAAATGACCTTAAGGGCTAAAAAGCTCGCaaatgaaaataggagaatGCGAGCTGAGTTGGCAAAGAGGAAAAATCCGAATATGTCCTCCAATCAGCCACTAAAAAGGAGCAAAGGCTCATTTATTTCAAGGAGTGCTCCTTCTGTTTTGGTAACATCCTCTCGACCATCATTTTCACAAATGCAGCAAAGGCCTCCGAGATTCAACGGATCTACAGTGACTACTTTTGAAaagagtttcggaggttctGACAGATGCAGAGAATGTGGAAGATTTCATGGCAGGATGTGTTGGGGGCCTTTGCAATGTTTTCATTGTGGCCAGACGGGTCACTTTAGAACTAATTGTCCATATTTAGGACAGGCCATTGTAGCTGCTCCATCTTCATAA
- the LOC18595635 gene encoding probable leucine-rich repeat receptor-like protein kinase At5g49770 isoform X1: protein MGSAIWSLLLVVFIQIYIVAPTTDFGDSTALKSLAAEWENVPPSWVGGDPCGDGWVGISCTDSRVTSIILPSMNLVGRLSGDISTLSELQQVDLSYNQGLTGSLPASIGNLKNLTNLILVGCGFNGPIPDSIGSLSQLRFLSLNSNGFTGRIPPSIGKLSNLVWLDLADNQLEGPIPVSNVSTPGLDMLIHTQHFHFGKNKLSGQIPFQLFSSDMTLIHLLFESNELTGSLPSTLGLVQTLEVVRFDNNSLNGHLPLNLNNLSRVQYLFLSNNKLTAPLPDLTGMNSLNTLYLGNNSFDLADVPSWFPALRALTTLRMEHTQLRGQVPASIFELPNLQTVVLKGNQLNGTLEIGPSFSNQLKTIDLQYNSITGFDDGGRSYKFDIILVDNPVCTATETRSTYCKLPPSNSGPLYSTPPSKNCLPVSCSSDQISSPTCKCAHPYTGTLLFGGISFSDFRTSTPYEILERQLMQFFQSHQLPVDSVSLSDPRMDLFEYHLLDLAVFPYGQSSFNRTGIFMIAFVLSNPTFRAPRELFGPYTFIGDNYEHFSDEPANSKKSSIAIKIGAAAGASLLLLLLVLAGTYAYRQKKRAERATKESNPFAHWDSKKSSGSIPQLKGARCFSFEELKKYTNNFSEANDIGSGGYGKVNFDSHSLSLLHVRA from the exons ATGGGTTCAGCCATTTGGTCACTTTTGCTAGTTGtttttattcaaatctatATCGTAGCACCTacaactgattttggtgatt CTACTGCTCTAAAATCTCTCGCCGCTGAGTGGGAAAATGTACCTCCCAGTTGGGTGGGTGGGGACCCTTGTGGTGATGGCTGGGTTGGAATTAGTTGCACTGATTCACGTGTGACCTCAAT AATATTGCCAAGCATGAACTTAGTAGGACGGCTGTCAGGAGACATTTCGACCTTATCTGAATTACAGCAAGT GGATCTATCCTACAACCAAGGTCTCACAGGATCTCTTCCAGCATCGATTGGGAATTTAAAGAATCTAACAAACTT AATCTTGGTTGGTTGTGGTTTCAATGGTCCAATTCCCGATTCAATAGGATCTCTTTCGCAGCTGAGGTTCCT ATCCCTAAATTCTAATGGCTTCACTGGACGTATTCCACCGTCCATTGGTAAACTATCAAATCTTGTTTGGTTAGATCTGGCCGACAACCAGCTAGAAGGACCAATTCCAGTTTCAAATGTATCTACACCAGGGCTTGACATGTTGATTCATACCCAACACTT CCATTTCGGAAAGAATAAACTCTCTGGCCAAATTCCATTTCAACTTTTCAGCTCAGATATGACTCTTATACATTT GCTATTTGAAAGCAACGAACTTACTGGAAGTCTTCCTTCCACCCTTGGACTTGTGCAAACTCTGGAAGTGGT ACGCTTTGACAACAATTCACTAAATGGGCATCTTCCTTTGAATCTCAACAACCTTTCAAGAGTTCAATATTT GTTTTTGTCCAACAATAAACTGACCGCCCCTCTGCCTGACCTTACCGGCATGAACAGTTTGAACACCTT ATACTTGGGTAATAATAGTTTTGATTTAGCAGATGTTCCTTCATGGTTTCCAGCCCTGCGAGCCTTAACAACAtt AAGGATGGAACATACACAACTTCGAGGTCAAGTTCCTGCCTCAATCTTTGAGCTTCCAAATTTGCAGACTGT GGTACTAAAAGGCAACCAACTTAATGGTACCTTGGAGATTGGGCCAAGCTTTAGCAACCAGCTGAAAACCATAGATTTGCAGTACAATTCCATTACTGGTTTCGATGACGGAGGCAGATCATACAAATTTGACATAAT ACTTGTGGATAATCCAGTATGTACGGCCACAGAAACAAGAAGCACTTACTGCAAACTTCCCCCATCAAATTCTGGGCCTTTGTATTCAACCCCCCCTTCAAAGAACTGTCTGCCTGTTTCATGCAGTTCAGATCAAATTTCGAGCCCCACATGCAAATGTGCACATCCATATACAGGAACACTACTCTTCGGAGGCATTTCCTTCTCAGACTTTAGAACCTCAACTCCATATGAAATTCTAGAGCGGCAATTGATGCAGTTCTTCCAGTCCCATCAACTTCCAGTGGATTCTGTTTCACTAAGTGATCCAAGAatggatttatttgaatatcaTCTATTGGACCTTGCTGTATTTCCGTATGGCCAAAGCAGTTTCAATAGAACCGGAATTTTTATGATTGCATTTGTACTTAGCAACCCGACTTTCAGGGCTCCTAGAGAGCTCTTTGGaccttatacttttattggTGACAATTATGAGCACTTTTCTG ACGAACCTGCCAACTCAAAAAAATCTAGCATTGCCATCAAAATAGGAGCAGCAGCTGGTGCTTCATTGCTGCTTTTACTATTAGTGCTCGCTGGGACTTATGCTTATCGTCAGAAGAAGAGAGCAGAAAGAGCAACCAAAGAGAGCAATCCTTTTG CACACTGGGATTCTAAGAAGAGCAGTGGTAGCATACCTCAGTTAAAAGGAGCAAGGTGCTTCTCTTTTGAAGAGCTTAAGAAATACACAAACAATTTTTCAGAAGCCAATGATATTGGATCGGGGGGTTATGGAAAGGTTAATTTTGactctcattctctctctctattgCATGTGCGTGCGTAA
- the LOC108662596 gene encoding uncharacterized protein LOC108662596 translates to MREILYEDISEYLFSLSSAEARLSLVFQFIDFYGGKISSWVCTNSSSWTEKILGLEELPDCIGENMRRLHDDLTKLQNKSGQFSLEFLWDSARGILQRTEMMKFLRNAALLCLTAFPRNHILEEATLLAEELFVTKMNSSSCSVTPCQALAKHLLKCDRQVFFICSTCLKGIL, encoded by the exons ATGAGAGAGATATTGTATGAAGACATAAGTGAATACTTGTTCTCTCTGAGCTCAGCAGAGGCTCGCTTATCTCTAGTATTCCAGTTCATTGATTTTTATGGTGGGAAAATCTCCTCTTG gGTTTGTACCAACAGTTCCAGTTGGACTGAGAAAATTCTTGGCCTGGAGGAGCTACCAGATTGTATTGGGGAAAATATGAGAAGACTGCATGATGATTTGACCAAATTACAGAATAAATCTGGTCAATTTAGTTTGGAATTCCTTTGGGACAGTGCGAGAGGCATCCTTCAGAGGActgaaatgatgaaatttctTCGCAATGCTGCATTACTTTGCTTAACTGCCTTTCCCCGTAATCATATATTGGAAGAAGCTACTCTTTTGGCCGAAGAACTCTTCGTAACAAAAATGAACTCATCTAGCTGTTCAGTTACCCCATGTCAGGCTTTGGCAAAGCACCTTCTAAAATGTGATCGGCaggtattttttatttgttcaaCCTGTCTAAAGGGGATCTTGTAA